A stretch of the Rhizobium leguminosarum genome encodes the following:
- a CDS encoding PepSY domain-containing protein produces the protein MNKFILAAALLGASALSAIAQTAPATTSDGKTPAIATPGSNNATAPVEGANSFTEGQAKDRIEKAGYTEVKDLKKDDRGIWMASGMKDGKAVVIALDYQGNIVAK, from the coding sequence ATGAACAAGTTTATTTTGGCCGCAGCGCTTCTCGGCGCTTCAGCATTGTCAGCAATCGCCCAGACGGCGCCCGCAACGACAAGTGATGGCAAGACCCCGGCCATTGCAACGCCTGGATCAAACAATGCGACCGCCCCCGTGGAAGGCGCCAACAGCTTCACCGAGGGTCAGGCAAAGGATCGCATTGAGAAGGCCGGATATACCGAGGTCAAAGACCTCAAGAAGGATGACAGGGGCATCTGGATGGCATCGGGCATGAAGGACGGCAAGGCCGTCGTGATCGCTCTCGACTACCAGGGCAACATCGTCGCCAAGTGA